GTGGTGGTGTTGCTGGCCGGAGTACTGGCCCAGCGGGTGTTCATGGCCACGGGCATGCTCGTCCATGAGATCAGCGTTCTGGCAGTGATCCTCAACGCGGTCCGGCTCATCCGCTTCCGGACGCCTACACTGGCCTCAGCGGCTCCGGCAATCGACAGCGCAGCCACACAGGACACAATCGAAGGGGTGGGCGTGCGATGAGGACACAACAGCTGGGGCGGCGCCAGTGACGACGCTCCCTTCAGAACACGACCATCGGGACCAGTGCGTGGCGCTGGTCCCGATCTTTGCGCATCTGGACCCCGTAGAGCGACATGAGATCGCTTCACGCGTGCGGCAGAGAACGTACCGACGCAACGAGTTGCTCTACGCCCCGGAGGAAGCGAACCATTTCCTGATGATCGTGCACCGCGGAAGGGTCAAGACCTACCGTGGCACCGAGTCCGGCCATGAGCAGTTGCTACGAATCCTGGAGCCGGGCAACTTCATTGGCGAGACAGCCTTCCTGCACACCGGCACAGCAGATCATTACGCGCTGGCGTTGGAGGATGCCGAAATCTGCAGTCTGCATCACGAGGACATCCGCGAATTCCTGACCCGGTACCCGGCCGTCGCGTTGAAGATGCTGGAAACTATGACCGAGCGGCTCGAGCAGACCGAACGACAGCTCAGCTCCTACACCGGCGAGGATGTGGGCGCTCGGATTGCCGGTTACCTGCTGGAGAAAGCCGCCCCGGCTACTGGCGAGCTGATCCTGACCATGTCCAAACGGGACCTGGCCTCGTTGCTGGGCACTACGCCTGAAACGCTGAGCCGGCGGTTGGCTTCCTTCACCGACGCCGGCTGGATAGCTCAATCCTCCGGTGGGCGGATTTGCGTCCTGGACCGGGCGGCGCTGGCCAGGGCCTGACCCACTGGTCCCAGCCGCGCTGCCGGACGAACATCCTCACATCAGAGCAGTTACTTCTCGACGAGCGTCAGAACGTCATACGTGGCCACAATCTCATCGTTCTGGTTGGTCAGGAGCGCATCCCAGCGGACCTCACCGTACTCGTCGTCTTCACGCGGGCTGATCTGCTTGGCTGTCAGCGTCACGCGGAACGAGTCCCCCGCCGCCAGCGGCGTGATGAAGCGCAGAGACTCGAGGCCGTAATTCGCCAGGACGGGTCCCGGAGCAGGCTCCACAAACAGGCCCGCGGCCCAGGACAGCAGGAGGTAGCCGTGCGCCACGATGCCCGGGAAGAACGGGTTCGCTGCCGCAGCCTCCTGGTCAGTGTGGGCGTAGAACGTATCGCCCGTGGTGTTGGCAAACGCCGTGATGTCCTCAAGACTGACTTCACGTAGATCGGAGCGGATCGCATCCCCCACACGAAGTTCGGCGAGGTTCTTGCGGAACGGGTGGCCGCCGTCGTAATTGCGGTACGCCCCTGAATGCCAGACGCCGGTGACAGCAGTCAGCATGTTCGGCGAACCCTGCAGAGCCGTCCGCTGCATGTGATGCATGACCGAACGGATACCGCCCAGCTCTTCACCGCCACCAGCACGGCCGGGACCGCCGTGGACCAGATGGGGAACTGGCGAACCATGCCCGGTAGAGGTCTTGGCATCTTCACGGTTCAGCATGTGAACACGGCCATGATGGGCAGCGATACCCAGAACCAGTTGACGTGCAACATCAGCATCATTGGTACAAACAGTAGCCACCAAGGAGCCTGACCCCATGGCAGCCAAATGGATCGCGTCCTCCAGGCTGTCATAGCCGACGACGGACGCTACCGGCCCAAATGCCTCGAGCGAGTGCAGTTCCGGCGCCTCACTATCCGCCCACGTCAGGACAATCGGTGACATGAACGCACCGTCGTCGGACGTTCCCATGGAACCATCACGATGCGTGACCGACGGGGCATCAAGACTGCCGTAGGCAAGCTCCCCACCGGCGGCCAGCATGGCCTGCACGGCGGAACGGACATCCTCCAGCTGCTCCAGGGAAGCGAGCGCACCCATGGTCACGCCTTCCGCGAGTGGGTCTCCGAGGACAACGCGCTGCTCGATGCGCTTCTCGATAGCCTGAACCACGTCATTGACCATGTTCGTGGGCACCAGGGTGCGCCGGATACTCGTACATTTCTGACCGGCCTTGACCGTCATCTCCGTGACGACTGCCTTGACGAAAGC
This region of Arthrobacter roseus genomic DNA includes:
- a CDS encoding helix-turn-helix domain-containing protein, whose translation is MTTLPSEHDHRDQCVALVPIFAHLDPVERHEIASRVRQRTYRRNELLYAPEEANHFLMIVHRGRVKTYRGTESGHEQLLRILEPGNFIGETAFLHTGTADHYALALEDAEICSLHHEDIREFLTRYPAVALKMLETMTERLEQTERQLSSYTGEDVGARIAGYLLEKAAPATGELILTMSKRDLASLLGTTPETLSRRLASFTDAGWIAQSSGGRICVLDRAALARA
- the paaZ gene encoding phenylacetic acid degradation bifunctional protein PaaZ; the encoded protein is MTSTAIGVEIVPSFVQDAWWTPDATEIVGHSADVRDASTGEVLAQVSSQGLDLAAVVEHGRTVGQQSLGVLTFHQRALKLKQLAQFLNSQRDDLYALSARTGATKVDSLVDIDGGIGVLFTFGSKGRRELPNSQVVIDGPAEALSKDGSFVGEHIYTRIPGVAVQINAFNFAVWGLLEKFAPAFIAGVPTIVKPATPTGYLTTAVVKLMIESDILPAGSLQLISGSARDLLDHLDYRDMVSFTGSANTANKLKSHENVVHGGVRFTSETDSLNAAILGPDAVPGTPEFEAFVKAVVTEMTVKAGQKCTSIRRTLVPTNMVNDVVQAIEKRIEQRVVLGDPLAEGVTMGALASLEQLEDVRSAVQAMLAAGGELAYGSLDAPSVTHRDGSMGTSDDGAFMSPIVLTWADSEAPELHSLEAFGPVASVVGYDSLEDAIHLAAMGSGSLVATVCTNDADVARQLVLGIAAHHGRVHMLNREDAKTSTGHGSPVPHLVHGGPGRAGGGEELGGIRSVMHHMQRTALQGSPNMLTAVTGVWHSGAYRNYDGGHPFRKNLAELRVGDAIRSDLREVSLEDITAFANTTGDTFYAHTDQEAAAANPFFPGIVAHGYLLLSWAAGLFVEPAPGPVLANYGLESLRFITPLAAGDSFRVTLTAKQISPREDDEYGEVRWDALLTNQNDEIVATYDVLTLVEK